The Patescibacteria group bacterium sequence ATCAAAAGAGAATCACAAACTTCACTCACACCAACTACTATCACAGCCGAACAAGTACTATTGCAATAAGTACCATTTGTTTCTATTACGCCATTACCACATCCTTCGCTAAATGTATCACCATCATCACATACTTCAGTGGCCTGAGTCAAACCATCACCACAAGTAACACTATAAGCAGTCATATTGATAGCTGATATTACTTTGACATCTTCACCGCTATAGCTACTACAAGAGCCAAAAGAAATAGCTCCACTAGATTCTCTAGTCATATAATATCCGCTGTCGCTAGCATCAGTTTTACTAGGATCAACTGGTATAGCCGGCAAATAGGTTCCCAGAAAAGAAGTGTCATCTACGACTAAACATCCATATGTATCACCATCACAGGTCAAGGTGGCCGAAGAATCACAAAGTACTACTTTCATACCTACTGCCACAGTAGAACTAGCAAAATCAGACGGGGCAGCACCATTATCAGCTGTATAAATATCTACTGCCTTACTGATAGTCGCCAGATCAGCCCAGCGTCTACCATCATTGGATTGGCCAAATCTTTTTGTCGGATTTAAAGAAACAAACACAGCTCCCATAACTACTGTAATAATAGATACGACTATTATCGCTTCTATCAATGTAAATCCCCATTTCTTCATATTTTAAAACATATCTTTTTTTATACTTACCCTTATATCTTCCATCAAATCAAGATAGAATTTTAAATTATTAATTGTTGCTAGACGAAGAGCCAGCGGCTCTTTAGTTTTAAATAAATGATGTAGATAGCTCTTTGAATAATTTTTTAAATAGCTGCTAATTGCTTTGGTATCTTTGGCAAACTTGGCATTATTGATATTGATAGTTTCGTACCAGCTTGAGGAATTATCATTGCGAGCGGAGCGCAGCAATCTAGAACTTTTAGATTGCTTCGTCACTTTGTTCCTCGCAATGACAGGCAAAGGGCCTTTTCTGATATACAATTTTCCGTGGCGCGCTTCACGAGTTGGTATGACACAATCAAACATATCAATGCCACGCCTGACAGCTTCCACTATATTTTCCGGATAACCTACGCCCATCAAATATCTAGGTTTGTTTTCCGGCAACTGGTCAACTGTATAATCAAGCACCTTATACATAGTACTAGTTGGCTCACCGACTGCCAGACCACCGACAGCATAACCATCAAAATTCATAGCCACTAGTTCTTGAGCTGAGCGCAGTCTGAGGTCTTTGAAATCTGCTCCTTGGACTATACCAAAGATAAGTTGTTTTTTTATTTGTTTGGATTTTTTGTCCAGACTTTTTTTGTAGTCAATAGCAATATTGGCCCAACGGCTAGTCCTTTCCAAAGCAAGTAATGCTTCTTTTCTAGAGCTGGGCAATCCGACACATTCATCTAGCACCATCATAATATCACTACCCAATGCTACTTGAATATCAATGACTTTTTTGGGATTTAAAATATATTTTTTACCATCTATATGAGATTGAAATTCGATATTATCTCCTTTTATCTTTCTCAGTTTGGCCAAAGAAAATACCTGATAGCCTCCGCTGTCGGTCAAAATCGGTAAACTATTGTCCATAAACTTATGCAATGATCCAATTTTTTTTATCACTTCCAAACCCGGACGAAGTAAATTATGATAAGTGTTGGATAGTATTATCTGAGCTCCCAGATTTTTTATTTCCTTTGCTTCCATTGATTTGACAGCCGCTTTGGTGGCAATCGGCATAAAAAAAGGAGTATTAATCTCCCCTCGGGAGGTCTTTAATACTCCTAATCTTGCTTTAGATTTTTTAGATTTTTTTAATAGCTTAAACATTAATTTTTTATTGAACAATGCCTATGGCATCTGTCGTGTCAGCTATCACATCGGAAGTCTTCAACAATTTTGATCTAACCATTACCTCTTCTAGACCTTTGGCCTGTACAGTAGTCGGATTTAGCAATGTAGCGGCTTGACCCTGGCTCTCACTAATTGGGGTGATTTGTATCAAAAATGAAGCGGTTAATGGCAATATATATTCATTAAAATTAGCTATATTCCAAGTAAGTGTTCTACCTTCTAGATCAAATTCTAAATCTCCAGCTTGGATATCTGTCTCACTGATAAAATTTACTTCCGGAGGCAAGGTGGTCTCAACAGTTACATCATCAAATTGACCGGTTGCTTCTGGCAAAGACCAAATAACAAGGTATTGAGTATCCTCTCCTACTTGAGGTGGCAAAACACCGGAGCCAACTCTTCGTCCTCCCAAATCCCAATATATTCCATTGTTGAATCGCAGACTCTCGCCAACAGTCAAAAGAAGCGGTGAGGTGACCTGCTCCCAATCGGATAAACCTTGAATATTTATTTTTACTATATTTTCTATTGTCCTATCTACTTGTGGTTCACCGGTGATCTTTACCTGCCAAGTAAAGGTCTTGGTTTCTCCAGTCGGCCATGAAGACAAGCTTTCGTCCTCATCTTTAGTCCAAATTATTTTACCTTCTTCATAATTGCCAACACTATCTAAAGTATCCCAACTCAAAAGAGGAGTATCAATCAGAGCCAAAATTTGGACATCTGAAATATCAGCTTCACTTTGATTTGTTATTTCCAGTTGATACTTCAAAGTATCATCCCAATTGACAGCCTGCGTACCATATTTTCCATTTACCTGCAAACTAATATCAAACTTTGGATTGACTACTGTGATTTGTTTTTCTACTCTGGATAAACGGCGAAAATTATTATCAGCCATATTACCAACTTCTATAACCAATAATTGATTTGTCAAACTATCTACAGGGAAATTGCCATCCAAATACATTATTTTTTCTTCTCCTGGCTCCAGGCTAAATACATAATATTTATTTTCTTGCACAAAATCACTATTGACTGCTTCTGCTGCTGGATTATCTTCTTTCTCCTCTTCAGTCTGCTCTAGCACTACCGGAGCCCAATCATCTGGGAAAAGTACATCAGTATAAAGATTTTCTATTTTTTCATCAGTTAGATTTTTAAATAAAAGCCTAAACTGTACAGGATCAGCTACCAATATCTTGTCTGGACCTTCTATAGCCATCTCTATTTTATTTTCTTTTATAGTGGTATCTATCACTTCCCTTTCTTTGAAATCAGAATGGAAATTTTCTGGCTGATATCCCAGAGTAAATGAAGCTGACAATACCTCATCTTTTTGTCCGACAAGTTGTCCTTTTATTTGTACTTCTTTGGTCTGACCAGGCTGCAAGTCATCCAAAAACCAAGTAGTAGCATTGAGATCATGAGGCTCTACACTCGCCTCATCAAAATAAAATCCTGACGGCCAACGGACGTTAAGTTCCATTTTCTGTAAAGGCACCACATCTATATTTTTATATTTGACTATATAGACAGCCTGATCACCAGAAACTATCTCTTTGGGACCTTCTACTGAAAACTGTGCACTTCTTTCCGGCTCAGGGTTGCTTTGCTTGTTCCAATACCAAAATCCAGCCAAAGTGGCCAAAAATATCAAAAACAAAAACCATAGACAACCACCTTTACTCTTGGGAGCTTTATTAAAGCTCTGATACTCCTTGGGCACAGATCTTTTTCTGTTCAAAGATGGCGCTTCATATGATTTTTTCCTGATAGGCGCTCTTTTGGCGGCATCAAGATTGCGTTTGCTTATTTTAGCCATAAGTAAATAATTTTAATGAATTAGAAGGTCTTTCAAATATTGATTGATAATAAATTTGTGATACTTTGAGCCATTCACGACTAAGCTGATTATCAATAGATAGATTGATGAGCTCAGCCCAATCAGCCCCGATAATATACTGCAAAAAATCAAACAACTGACTACTAATCTCTATATTGGTTTTTTGCTCGTGCTCCATATACATTATACCTTGACTATCAGCTGTCTGGCCAGCCTCAAATCTAGGCTGCCATCCGGCCAAAGCCAAATATTTCCACAAAAAAGCTCGCACCAAAATCATCTTTTTTTCCATCACAATAGCCGGATGATCCAGTATGGTAAAAATATGCTCCAGCAAAGAAAATTCCCTAAATTTTTGCCCAGTATTTCTATCAGACAAAAACAACTCTACTACTGATGACGCCAAAGACATATTTCTGAGATTGTTTCTAAGGTTTGGATAATGGACCAAGATACTAGCACCGGCCATATGATCTAGCTTGCCACGACCAATCATCACTCTGACTTTGGCAAAGGGTAAAAGATGCCCGGACAATTTGCTACTTGATTTGGCAGCTGACTTCAAAACTGCACTAATAATGCCTTCCTGGGGGGTAAACAAATCATAGACACGGTCAGCTTCGCGCCAAGGACGGACTCTGAGTACAAAAGCATCGGTCTTAAAAGACATGACTTACAATTTTAATCCTAAAATAATTTCCTCGCCGTTTATATTACATTCACTAAAATGTTTGGGTTTTTCAGACACTTCTATCAGATCACCGGCCGAAGTATTTTTTATCAACTCTTCTTTGTATTTTAAAATAAGCTCTTTCAAATATTTTGAATCTGTCTGGTATGTTTCTACCGGACTGTCGCTTGGCTTGAGACCAGATTCTTTTCTCAAAGCATTGATAAATCTTATGAGCTCTCTGACTACACCACGATCTTTTAGTTCATCATTTAGATTGGTATCTAGTGAAACACTAAAATTATTAATAGCCACTGTTTGCCAACCATCTTTGGCTGATACTTTATCAACTATAGATATTTTTTCTACATTAAGCTCATCAGACAATATCTCTAGATATTTTGTTTGACCATCCAAATTTGGTTGTCTTTCAATAGCTAATTCTGCCAATGGCTGCCTGACTTTGAGTCCTGCTTTGGCACGCAGAGCATGGACATTCTCAGCAATCAATTTGACAGTGTCCATATATTGCAAAACCTTTTCGTCAAATGTGGCACTATCAAAATTACTCCAGTCTTCCAAATGCACCGACTCTTTTTGCGTCTCAAAACTTTTATAAATAATTTCCGCTGTCATCGGGGCAAAAGGAGCAATTATTTTTGACAATTCAAACAATACAAAACCCAGTGTCTCAATACCCTGACTATCGCCGTCCTTAAATCTTGACCTTGATCGTCTGACATACCAAGTTGACAAATCATCTACAAAATCAAATATTGGACGAGTGGCTTTGACTAGATTGTACTCTTCCATGGATTTTGACACTTCCTTGTGTAATAGAAACAATTTGTAAATTATCCATTTGTCCAGGTCA is a genomic window containing:
- the tgt gene encoding tRNA guanosine(34) transglycosylase Tgt, encoding MFKLLKKSKKSKARLGVLKTSRGEINTPFFMPIATKAAVKSMEAKEIKNLGAQIILSNTYHNLLRPGLEVIKKIGSLHKFMDNSLPILTDSGGYQVFSLAKLRKIKGDNIEFQSHIDGKKYILNPKKVIDIQVALGSDIMMVLDECVGLPSSRKEALLALERTSRWANIAIDYKKSLDKKSKQIKKQLIFGIVQGADFKDLRLRSAQELVAMNFDGYAVGGLAVGEPTSTMYKVLDYTVDQLPENKPRYLMGVGYPENIVEAVRRGIDMFDCVIPTREARHGKLYIRKGPLPVIARNKVTKQSKSSRLLRSARNDNSSSWYETININNAKFAKDTKAISSYLKNYSKSYLHHLFKTKEPLALRLATINNLKFYLDLMEDIRVSIKKDMF
- the recO gene encoding DNA repair protein RecO translates to MSFKTDAFVLRVRPWREADRVYDLFTPQEGIISAVLKSAAKSSSKLSGHLLPFAKVRVMIGRGKLDHMAGASILVHYPNLRNNLRNMSLASSVVELFLSDRNTGQKFREFSLLEHIFTILDHPAIVMEKKMILVRAFLWKYLALAGWQPRFEAGQTADSQGIMYMEHEQKTNIEISSQLFDFLQYIIGADWAELINLSIDNQLSREWLKVSQIYYQSIFERPSNSLKLFTYG